The following proteins come from a genomic window of Streptomyces liliiviolaceus:
- a CDS encoding NAD(P)H-dependent amine dehydrogenase family protein: MIPTVVWGTGNVGRAAIRAVEAHPALDLAAVLVHSPDKVGRDAGELGGLGRGLGVTATDDIDAVLAATPGAVVYAASGDVRPDEALADIGRAIRGGAVVVTPSLYPLYDQRNAPPEFRDPVLAAVADGGGSLFVSGVDPGWGNDVLPLLMSGLGTVVDGIRCQEIFDYSTYEQEESVRFLVGMGQPMDYEPLMLAPSIPTMVWGGQIRLMARALGVEIDEIRETLQRRPLDTTVSTRTMGEFAAGTQGAVRFEVQGIVGGEPRIVIEHVTRIHPSCAPDWPVPPNGDGAHRVIVEGRPRIEITVEATDEGENRSAGGNATAVGRLVGAIEWLVTAEPGLYDALDVPLLPAVGRLGRK; the protein is encoded by the coding sequence ATGATTCCCACGGTGGTCTGGGGTACCGGCAATGTCGGCCGCGCCGCGATCCGTGCGGTCGAGGCGCATCCGGCGCTCGATCTCGCGGCGGTGCTCGTCCACAGCCCCGACAAGGTCGGGCGCGACGCGGGCGAGCTCGGCGGTCTCGGCCGGGGCCTCGGCGTCACGGCGACCGACGACATCGACGCCGTCCTGGCTGCGACCCCCGGGGCCGTCGTGTACGCGGCCTCGGGCGACGTCCGGCCCGACGAGGCGCTGGCCGACATCGGCAGGGCGATCCGCGGCGGCGCCGTGGTCGTCACCCCTTCGCTGTATCCGCTCTACGACCAGCGCAACGCCCCGCCCGAGTTCCGTGACCCCGTGCTGGCCGCCGTCGCGGACGGCGGCGGGTCGCTGTTCGTCTCCGGCGTCGACCCCGGCTGGGGCAACGACGTCCTGCCCCTGCTGATGAGCGGTCTCGGCACGGTCGTCGACGGCATCCGCTGCCAGGAGATCTTCGACTACTCCACGTACGAGCAGGAGGAGTCGGTGCGGTTCCTGGTCGGGATGGGGCAGCCGATGGACTACGAGCCGCTGATGCTCGCCCCGTCGATCCCGACCATGGTGTGGGGCGGGCAGATACGGCTGATGGCCCGCGCGCTGGGCGTCGAGATCGACGAGATCCGCGAGACCCTGCAGCGCCGCCCGCTCGACACCACGGTGAGCACCCGGACGATGGGCGAGTTCGCGGCCGGCACCCAGGGCGCGGTGCGCTTCGAGGTGCAGGGCATCGTCGGGGGCGAGCCCCGGATCGTGATCGAGCACGTCACCCGGATCCACCCGTCCTGCGCGCCGGACTGGCCGGTTCCGCCGAACGGCGACGGGGCCCATCGCGTGATCGTCGAGGGCCGCCCGCGCATCGAGATCACCGTCGAGGCGACCGACGAGGGCGAGAACCGGTCGGCGGGCGGGAACGCCACGGCGGTCGGCCGGCTGGTGGGCGCGATCGAGTGGCTCGTGACCGCGGAGCCCGGGCTGTACGACGCGCTCGACGTCCCGCTGCTTCCGGCGGTCGGAAGGCTCGGCAGGAAGTGA
- a CDS encoding DEAD/DEAH box helicase translates to MNRSARTNDRFSNNRKDGFGGSGRSRSQSQGRPVGRSGGGGRRPAAVQGEFAPPATLTPALPAVSTFAELGLPAELLETLTGLGVEEPFPIQAATLPNSLAGRDVLGRGRTGSGKTLAFGLALLVRTAGRRAEPKKPLALVLVPTRELAQQVTDALTPYARALKLRMATVVGGMSIGRQAGALRSGAEVVVATPGRLTDLVERKDCRLDRVAITVLDEADQMADMGFMPQVTTLLDLVKPEGQRMLFSATLDRNIDLLVRGYLHDPVVHSVDPSAGAVTTMEHHVLYVHGADKYATATEIAARDGRVLMFLDTKHAVDQFTKHLLGSGVKAAALHGGKSQPQRNRTLAQFKSGAVTVLVATNVAARGIHVDDLDLVVNVDPPGDHKDYLHRGGRTARAGESGSVVTLVVPNQRRDMTRLMSDARIRPQVTQVRSGEAELSRITGARKPSGVPVAGSGQTAERSPRGGAPFRGMGTRPGRSGGESRRTAEARQTAEARKAARIRRGV, encoded by the coding sequence ATGAACCGCTCAGCTCGTACGAATGATCGTTTCTCCAACAACCGTAAAGACGGCTTCGGCGGCTCCGGCCGGTCCCGCTCGCAGAGCCAGGGCCGTCCCGTCGGCCGCTCCGGCGGCGGCGGACGGCGGCCCGCGGCCGTGCAGGGTGAGTTCGCACCGCCGGCCACCCTCACCCCCGCCCTTCCGGCGGTGTCGACCTTCGCCGAACTGGGCCTGCCCGCCGAGCTGCTGGAGACGCTCACCGGCCTCGGCGTGGAGGAGCCCTTCCCGATCCAGGCCGCCACGCTGCCCAACTCCCTCGCGGGCCGCGATGTACTGGGCCGCGGCCGCACCGGCTCGGGCAAGACGCTCGCCTTCGGTCTGGCCCTCCTCGTGCGCACCGCCGGACGGCGTGCCGAGCCGAAGAAGCCGCTCGCCCTGGTCCTCGTCCCCACCCGCGAGCTGGCCCAGCAGGTCACCGACGCGCTCACGCCGTACGCCCGGGCGCTGAAGCTGCGGATGGCCACCGTGGTCGGCGGCATGTCGATCGGCCGGCAGGCCGGTGCGCTGCGTTCCGGCGCCGAGGTCGTCGTCGCGACCCCCGGCCGTCTCACGGACCTCGTCGAGCGCAAGGACTGCCGGCTGGACCGGGTCGCCATCACGGTCCTGGACGAGGCGGACCAGATGGCCGACATGGGCTTCATGCCCCAGGTCACCACCCTCCTCGACCTGGTGAAGCCCGAGGGCCAGCGGATGCTGTTCTCGGCCACCCTGGACCGCAACATCGACCTCCTGGTCCGCGGCTACCTCCACGACCCGGTGGTCCACTCGGTCGACCCGTCGGCCGGCGCCGTCACCACGATGGAGCACCACGTGCTGTACGTGCACGGGGCCGACAAGTACGCCACCGCCACCGAGATCGCCGCCCGCGACGGGCGCGTGCTGATGTTCCTCGACACCAAGCACGCCGTCGACCAGTTCACCAAGCACCTGCTCGGCAGCGGCGTGAAGGCCGCGGCCCTGCACGGCGGCAAGTCGCAGCCGCAGCGAAACCGCACCCTCGCGCAGTTCAAGAGCGGCGCGGTCACCGTACTGGTGGCGACCAACGTCGCGGCCCGCGGCATCCACGTCGACGATCTCGACCTCGTCGTCAACGTCGATCCGCCCGGCGACCACAAGGACTATCTGCACCGCGGCGGCCGTACGGCCCGGGCGGGCGAGTCCGGCAGTGTCGTCACGCTGGTCGTGCCCAATCAGCGCCGCGACATGACCCGGCTGATGTCCGACGCCCGTATCCGCCCGCAGGTCACCCAGGTCCGCTCCGGCGAGGCCGAGCTGAGCCGGATCACCGGCGCGCGGAAGCCCTCCGGTGTCCCCGTCGCCGGGAGCGGCCAGACGGCGGAGCGTTCCCCGCGCGGCGGCGCCCCCTTCCGCGGCATGGGCACCCGCCCGGGCCGGTCCGGCGGCGAGTCCCGCAGGACGGCCGAGGCGCGTCAGACGGCGGAGGCCCGCAAGGCCGCCAGGATCCGCCGGGGTGTGTGA
- a CDS encoding YqjF family protein, which yields MSIISSEPEPVTPDAPVVLRRPLLTQQWLDLTFVHWAVDPAAVAGLLPAGTVPDTFDGVTYVGLVAFRMHRVGWLRLPGVPYFGSFPETNVRLYSVDEYGRRGVVFRSMDASRLVPVLMGRLGFRLPYVWSRMSVRTGEDTVGYTSARRLPGPRGAHSRLVVRPGERIAEPTGLEHFLTARWGMHKPFFGDAGFLPNDHPRWPLHRATLVECEENLVASAGLPAPTGDPVSVLYSPGVPVRLGRATKGPPRR from the coding sequence GTGTCGATCATTTCCTCCGAGCCGGAACCCGTCACGCCCGACGCCCCGGTCGTCCTGCGCCGTCCGCTGCTCACCCAGCAGTGGCTCGACCTGACCTTCGTGCACTGGGCCGTGGACCCGGCGGCCGTGGCGGGACTGCTGCCGGCGGGAACCGTCCCCGACACCTTCGACGGCGTCACCTACGTCGGCCTGGTCGCCTTCCGTATGCACCGGGTGGGCTGGCTGCGGCTGCCCGGCGTGCCCTACTTCGGCTCGTTCCCGGAGACCAACGTGCGGCTGTACTCGGTGGACGAGTACGGGCGGCGCGGGGTGGTCTTCCGGTCCATGGACGCCTCCCGGCTCGTACCGGTGCTCATGGGCCGCCTCGGCTTCCGCCTGCCGTACGTCTGGTCCCGCATGTCCGTGCGGACCGGCGAGGACACGGTCGGCTACACCAGCGCGCGACGCCTGCCGGGCCCACGGGGCGCCCACAGCCGCCTGGTCGTCAGGCCGGGGGAGCGGATAGCGGAACCGACCGGCCTCGAACACTTCCTGACCGCCCGCTGGGGCATGCACAAGCCGTTCTTCGGCGACGCCGGGTTCCTGCCGAACGACCATCCGCGCTGGCCCCTGCATCGCGCGACGCTGGTCGAGTGCGAGGAGAACCTCGTCGCCTCGGCCGGTCTGCCCGCGCCGACCGGGGACCCGGTGAGCGTGCTGTACTCACCGGGAGTCCCCGTACGCCTCGGCCGCGCGACGAAGGGCCCGCCGCGCCGATGA
- a CDS encoding cold-shock protein — protein MASGTVKWFNSEKGFGFIEQDGGGPDVFAHYSNIATQGFRELQEGQKVTFDVTQGQKGPQAENIVPA, from the coding sequence ATGGCTAGTGGAACCGTGAAGTGGTTCAACTCGGAAAAGGGCTTCGGCTTCATCGAGCAGGACGGCGGCGGCCCCGACGTCTTCGCCCACTACTCGAACATCGCCACCCAGGGCTTCCGCGAGCTCCAGGAGGGCCAGAAGGTGACCTTCGACGTCACGCAGGGCCAGAAGGGCCCGCAGGCGGAGAACATCGTCCCTGCCTGA